A DNA window from Eremothecium cymbalariae DBVPG#7215 chromosome 3, complete sequence contains the following coding sequences:
- the IPK1 gene encoding inositol pentakisphosphate 2-kinase (similar to Ashbya gossypii AAL037C), whose translation MAHIVAKGAANYLIALNHNEDVLYRVCTRYPSLRENNAYNIKNYDYIMQVIPSAIRKYICPIELVELDTEIFKRCSNVPIKAWDSSSVACFKLKNLVPKDTKPIKLDHYTKLHIGNKKIIWEFKPKWLSQDTAYCRNCTLNNLRGHSIPYCYAQLLEDSKIAEVINLIFKDINVPEEFLIDLKAYLRSNTNVLKIIFIVQEQVDKSLQASAAGESIDHYRLSMTLKDLTCFIEWKPESPIEAKIVDLDQKPSDKLDCWAELRNQLETFHDKVTH comes from the coding sequence ATGGCTCACATAGTTGCTAAAGGTGCTGCTAATTATTTAATTGCATTGAACCATAATGAAGATGTGCTCTACAGGGTCTGCACGAGATATCCAAGCCTTCGAGAAAACAATGCTTATAACATCAAAAACTATGACTACATTATGCAAGTGATACCGTCAGCAATCaggaaatatatatgtccAATAGAGCTGGTGGAATTAGATACTGAGATATTCAAGAGGTGCTCTAATGTTCCAATTAAGGCCTGGGACTCATCAAGCGTTGCTTGcttcaaattgaaaaatttggtACCCAAGGATACAAAACCCATTAAGCTTGACCATTACACTAAATTACACATAGGcaacaaaaagataatCTGGGAGTTTAAACCAAAGTGGTTGAGCCAGGATACTGCATACTGTAGGAATTGCACACTGAATAATCTAAGAGGACATTCCATTCCCTATTGTTATGCCCAGTTATTGGAGGATTCCAAGATAGCTGAAGTAATAAATCTGATCTTTAAGGACATTAATGTACCAGAAGAGTTTTTAATTGACCTCAAGGCTTATTTAAGAAGTAACACAAATGTCCTGAAAATAATCTTCATTGTACAGGAACAAGTTGACAAGAGTTTACAAGCATCCGCTGCTGGAGAGTCAATTGACCACTATAGATTATCAATGACATTAAAGGATTTGACCTGTTTCATCGAATGGAAACCCGAGTCTCCTATAGAGGCTAAAATAGTTGATCTTGACCAAAAGCCATCAGATAAACTCGATTGCTGGGCTGAACTTAGAAACCAATTGGAAACATTTCACGACAAAGTTACGCACTAG
- the RRP4 gene encoding exosome non-catalytic core subunit RRP4 (similar to Ashbya gossypii AAL034C), whose protein sequence is MSEVIVVTKHDGFQFSRNKSIDKHGEDSKSDIEMDADKNASSIVTPGEMVTDDPIWMRGHGTYFLENKTYSAVVGTVSRVNRLLSVIPWKGRYSPETGDHIIGRIVEVGNKRWKVDIGGKQFAILMLGSVNLPGGVLRRKSESDELQMRSFLKEGDLLNAEVQSLFADGSASLHTRSLKYGKLRNGVFINVPSSLIVRSKNHTHNLPGNVTVILGVNGFIWLRKTSEMDSSSNSYGSVVTGKNAATISGIASSENTPGINSVSITRLEEESSWEIYSDKNDPISTNLKNTIAKYANVIKALAYCEIGITETRVIAAYEASTAYGNIGSLIESEIMQAIGEDVINAEKMRGNS, encoded by the coding sequence ATGAGTGAGGTTATAGTTGTTACAAAACATGATGGCTTCCAGTTTAGTCGTAATAAGTCTATTGATAAACATGGGGAGGATTCTAAATCAGATATTGAAATGGACGCCGACAAAAATGCTTCATCTATAGTTACACCTGGAGAAATGGTTACAGACGATCCGATTTGGATGAGAGGGCATGGGACTTATTTTCTAGAGAATAAAACCTACTCTGCAGTCGTAGGTACGGTTTCTCGTGTAAACCGATTGTTATCTGTTATACCTTGGAAAGGGCGATATTCACCCGAGACTGGTGATCACATTATAGGGCGTATCGTGGAGGTTGGCAATAAAAGGTGGAAGGTGGATATTGGAGGTAAGCAATTTGCTATTCTCATGTTGGGTTCAGTTAATCTTCCAGGTGGGGTTTTGAGAAGGAAATCGGAGAGTGATGAGTTACAAATGAGAAGTTTCTTAAAGGAAGGTGATTTGCTAAACGCAGAAGTTCAGTCATTGTTTGCAGATGGCAGTGCCTCATTACATACAAGGTCTTTAAAATACGGTAAGTTAAGAAATGGAGTATTCATTAATGTTCCAAGCTCCTTGATTGTAAGGAGCAAGAACCATACCCATAATTTGCCAGGGAATGTAACAGTAATACTGGGTGTAAATGGCTTCATATGGCTAAGAAAGACCTCTGAAATGGACTCCTCTAGTAATAGCTATGGAAGTGTGGTAACGGGAAAGAACGCTGCTACAATTTCTGGCATTGCATCGAGCGAAAATACGCCTGGTATTAACAGTGTATCTATTACAAGATTGGAGGAAGAATCTTCATGGGAGATTTATTCAGATAAAAACGATCCAATATCTACCAATTTAAAGAATACGATAGCAAAATATGCTAATGTAATTAAGGCTCTTGCATATTGCGAAATTGGTATAACCGAAACCAGAGTAATTGCAGCGTATGAAGCAAGTACTGCGTATGGTAATATCGGCTCCTTAATTGAGTCTGAAATCATGCAGGCCATTGGCGAAGATGTAATAAACGCTGAGAAAATGAGAGGCAATTCTTAG
- the OMS1 gene encoding putative RNA methyltransferase (similar to Ashbya gossypii AAL035W): protein MFKIYGSMRWHLPAVVSGQSVLFRNSSVLLKQANVTRYIATNRRVKTKGELEEENLERQMKSSDLIVRWGAIARSEKFKKGMTKYMIGAYLIFLLYGFHFMKKVYYKDKELENLTQKANAGCINEYEALRLKELSGKLRTRDKLKLDEYRRMQKEDSTLENFDGISLENNDQNRLNEHVLPPRDTTEFFDAKAETYDQDLSFESKIIMMGRRRKWLTRHCKGDVLEVACGTGLNVEYLDPTKINSITFLDSSEKMMEITNKKFRERFPNFKKAAFVLGKAEELVDMASVDPVAKSDDENSTNCIEKVSSGNARIHYDTIIQSFGLCSHYDPVKALQNFATLLKPGGRIVLLEHGRGTYDFINKILDARAVKRVETWGCRWNLDIGEILDDSGLEIVEEKRTHLGTTWCIVAKRKGESKRKDEVGFVEKYLRSGVRARLDQFATEEAVEKPKK from the coding sequence ATGTTTAAGATATATGGATCTATGAGATGGCATCTGCCAGCTGTGGTAAGCGGACAATCCGTTTTATTTAGGAATAGTTCTGTTCTTCTCAAGCAAGCAAATGTTACACGATATATTGCTACAAATCGCAGGGTTAAAACTAAAGGTGAGCTAGAGGAAGAAAATCTTGAACGACAGATGAAGTCGTCAGACCTTATTGTACGTTGGGGGGCTATTGCGCGGTCTGAGAAGTTTAAAAAGGGTATGACTAAGTACATGATTGGAGCCTACCTTATATTCTTGCTATATGGCTTTCATTTTATGAAAAAAGTGTACtataaagataaagaaCTAGAAAATTTGACACAGAAGGCGAATGCTGGTTGTATCAATGAATATGAGGCATTAAGGCTCAAGGAATTGAGCGGTAAACTAAGGACTAGGGATAAGTTAAAACTTGATGAATACCGTAGAATGCAAAAGGAAGATTCAACTTTGGAGAATTTTGATGGAATTTCCTTAGAAAATAATGACCAAAACAGATTAAATGAGCATGTTTTACCCCCTCGTGACACCACTGAGTTTTTTGATGCCAAAGCTGAAACTTACGATCAAGATCTTAGttttgaatcaaaaattataatGATGGGTAGACGGCGTAAATGGTTAACTAGACATTGTAAAGGAGATGTTTTGGAAGTTGCTTGCGGTACTGGACTTAACGTTGAGTATTTGGATCCGACGAAGATCAATTCTATCACTTTTTTAGACTCATCAGAAAAGATGATGGAGATCACGAACAAGAAGTTTCGAGAAAGATTCCCTAATTTCAAGAAGGCTGCTTTTGTTCTTGGTAAGGCAGAGGAATTGGTAGATATGGCCTCTGTAGACCCAGTTGCCAAATcggatgatgaaaatagtACTAATTGTATTGAAAAGGTATCAAGTGGGAACGCCAGGATACATTATGATACTATTATTCAATCTTTTGGATTATGTTCGCATTATGATCCAGTCAAGGCACTACAAAATTTTGCCACATTGTTAAAGCCTGGTGGTAGAATTGTGTTACTAGAACATGGTAGGGGAACTTATgacttcatcaacaagatTCTAGACGCTAGAGCTGTAAAACGTGTTGAAACATGGGGTTGTAGATGGAATTTGGACATTGGCGAAATTCTAGATGATTCAGGATTAGAGATTGTGGAAGAGAAAAGAACACATTTAGGCACAACATGGTGCATTGTGGCAAAGCGTAAAGGTGAATCGAAGAGAAAGGATGAGGTTggatttgttgaaaagtatCTCAGATCTGGTGTAAGGGCCAGACTAGATCAATTTGCTACAGAAGAAGCAGTTGAGAAACCGAAAAAATGA
- the HTD2 gene encoding hydroxyacyl-thioester dehydratase HTD2 (similar to Ashbya gossypii AAL038W), which yields MYHRLKTIRDIVSPSTIEKFNEIICSQLKQQLTVKDHLGCGDHMLFFNPGDHRLSSDGYYSYLTPRNASGRHINFKRRMWVQGSLEFFRPIEYGKEYVCQENIIFVKKIRHDHFLRMSRDVTDIEGYLKLREFRTLVYTDSEPALASERSDREVKADALVRFTFTDVDIMKYSCLTSNTHRIHWDLNYCKNFEGYRDILVQGPFTAQLIMKVLELENVSGIKSIKYKNSNIIYRGTSVEVCVSSLNGGNVFVWIRDATNPKITYVESTVQLCRASA from the coding sequence ATGTATCACAGATTGAAGACTATTAGAGACATAGTTAGCCCATCGACGATAGAAAAGTTTAACGAGATTATATGTAGTCAACTGAAACAGCAACTTACAGTCAAAGATCATTTAGGATGTGGTGATCATATGCTATTTTTCAATCCAGGTGACCATAGGTTGAGTTCAGATGGGTACTATAGTTACTTAACTCCGAGGAATGCCAGTGGTCGACATATAAACTTTAAGAGACGCATGTGGGTGCAAGGATCGCTGGAGTTCTTTCGACCCATTGAATATGGTAAGGAATACGTTTGTCAGGAGAACATTATTTTCGTGAAGAAGATAAGACACGACCACTTCTTGAGAATGAGTCGTGATGTTACAGATATTGAGGGCTACTTAAAGTTGCGGGAATTCCGTACGTTGGTTTATACTGATAGTGAGCCGGCACTCGCGAGTGAGCGAAGCGATAGAGAGGTAAAAGCAGATGCATTGGTGCGATTTACTTTTACTGATGTAGATATAATGAAATACAGTTGTTTAACATCAAATACGCATAGGATTCACTGGGATCTTAATTACTgtaaaaattttgaaggataCAGAGACATATTGGTCCAAGGACCGTTCACAGCGCAGCTGATCATGAAGGTGcttgaattggaaaatgtATCAGGAATAAAAAGCATAAAGTAtaaaaattccaatatcATATATAGAGGGACTTCTGTTGAGGTATGCGTTAGTTCATTAAACGGTGGGAACGTGTTTGTATGGATAAGAGATGCTACGAACCCGAAGATAACCTATGTAGAGTCGACTGTTCAGCTTTGTAGAGCTAGTGCGTAA
- the TRM5 gene encoding tRNA (guanine) methyltransferase (similar to Ashbya gossypii AAL033W) has translation MLKARNLIGKMSLPARYLPGVNRSMTKLDKSSFTKTIPLVVVSFPDPKNISVFSSCFKDEILRIPRIPHVIKLNTSEENSDAAQEPPLKKKTVANDNHVIKGILLKDSVTSVDDVALQLSLDAQEFLRSANAEVIGYDYKLNYDFYKAEEILKAILPEEYLDEVPSGFTVTGHIAHLNLRKEFKPFGALIGQVILDKNRQIETVVDKVDSIATKFRTFEMKVLAGRDDLLVTQKESNCSFTFNFSKVYWNSRLHTEHERLVRAFKPGQVVCDVFAGVGPFAIPGGKKEVFVLANDLNPESYNFMCTNIKDNKVEQFVKPNNLDGKHFINKSPLLLQEWIAETSGKIVVPDAKKYKNKTTGKIELPPPRNVILPKHIHHYVMNLPDSALSFLSEFVGLYSRHGMTLTSTFSDADFTLPWIHCHCFEKYEPEESPEPTMEILHDRIYNRILKIMDTNKDVLQRDGFSYHLVRKVAPTKPMFCVSFQLPQSLAFKEYI, from the coding sequence ATGCTGAAGGCAAGGAATTTAATAGGCAAGATGTCATTACCGGCACGTTATTTACCTGGGGTGAATCGTTCTATGACTAAATTAGATAAGTCCTCCTTCACCAAGACAATTCCTTTAGTAGTTGTCAGTTTTCCGGATCCAAAGAACATTTCTGTATTCTCTAGCTgttttaaagatgaaattCTTAGGATTCCTCGTATTCCCCATGTGATTAAATTGAATACCTCTGAGGAAAATTCAGATGCAGCTCAGGAGCCTCcattaaagaagaagactgTCGCTAATGACAATCACGTTATTAAAGGAATTCTGTTGAAAGATTCCGTCACTAGTGTGGATGATGTTGCCCTTCAATTGTCCCTGGATGCTCAGGAATTTTTGAGATCCGCCAATGCAGAAGTTATAGGTTACGATTATAAACTGAATTACGATTTTTACAAGGCAGAAGAAATTTTGAAGGCCATACTTCCCGAAGAATACTTGGACGAAGTGCCGTCGGGCTTCACTGTCACTGGCCATATTGCTCATTTAAACCTTAGAAAGGAATTCAAACCATTTGGTGCGTTGATTGGTCAGGTGATATTAGATAAAAATCGGCAAATCGAGACAGTTGTGGATAAAGTTGATTCTATAGCTACCAAATTTAGGACGTTTGAAATGAAAGTGCTAGCTGGTAGGGATGACTTACTGGTTACCCAAAAAGAATCAAACTGCTCATTCACTTTTAACTTCAGCAAAGTATACTGGAATTCGAGGTTACACACCGAGCATGAGAGGTTAGTAAGAGCGTTCAAGCCAGGTCAAGTCGTTTGTGATGTGTTTGCAGGTGTCGGTCCGTTTGCTATTCCAGgtggaaagaaagaagtttttgttCTTGCAAATGATTTAAACCCTGAGTCATATAATTTTATGTGCACAAACATCAAGGATAACAAGGTTGAGCAATTTGTTAAACCAAACAACTTGGACGGGAAAcatttcatcaataaaaGTCCATTATTATTGCAGGAATGGATAGCTGAGACCTCCGGTAAGATTGTTGTTCCCGACGCaaagaaatacaaaaataaGACCACAGGGAAAATCGAACTGCCCCCGCCTAGAAACGTCATATTACCGAAACACATTCATCATTATGTGATGAATCTGCCGGATAGCGCTTTATCCTTTCTCAGTGAGTTTGTTGGGCTATATTCCCGTCACGGAATGACTCTTACATCGACATTTTCTGATGCTGACTTTACATTGCCGTGGATTCATTGCCactgttttgaaaaatatgaacCTGAAGAGAGTCCAGAGCCTACAATGGAAATTCTACATGATAGAATTTACAATAGAATCCTTAAAATAATGGATACTAACAAAGATGTCCTACAAAGAGACGGTTTTAGCTATCATTTAGTCAGAAAAGTTGCCCCAACGAAACCGATGTTCTGTGTTTCGTTTCAGCTCCCACAATCTCTTGCCTTCAAGGAATATATTTAG
- the DYS1 gene encoding deoxyhypusine synthase (similar to Ashbya gossypii AAL036W) — protein MSYVTEKLPSVLNDAVLKHSEPVPEDFVKVKGIDYSNPNAMDMRASDLINAMKTMGFQASSVGKACDIITEMRAWKGKHVDELEEHERQGTIDDDGYQRTTIFMGYTSNLISSGLRDTLRYLVQHKMVNAVVATAGGIEEDLIKCLAPTYVGDFSLKGSMLREKGMNRIGNLLVPNDNYCKFEEWIVPILDTLLQEQEAYIAEKGQQCLDANTDITSPIWTPSKLCDRFGKEINDESSVLYWAHKNKIPVFCPALTDGSIGDMLFFHTFKSSPQQLRLDIVADIRRINTMAMQASKAGMIILGGGLIKHHIANACLMRNGAEYAVYINTGQEFDGSDAGANPDEAVSWGKIKAEAKSVKVCADATVVFPLLVAATFAKGQETQNDSMICE, from the coding sequence ATGTCATATGTTACTGAGAAGCTTCCCAGCGTGTTGAATGATGCAGTGCTAAAGCATTCTGAACCTGTCCCTGAGGACTTTGTCAAAGTTAAGGGTATCGATTATTCCAACCCGAACGCCATGGATATGAGAGCAAGTGATTTGATAAATGCTATGAAAACTATGGGGTTTCAGGCTTCTTCTGTAGGTAAAGCATGTGATATCATCACGGAGATGAGAGCATGGAAGGGTAAACACGTAGATGAGCTAGAAGAACACGAACGTCAAGGCACCatcgatgatgatggttATCAAAGAACTACTATATTTATGGGTTATACTTCAAACTTAATATCTTCAGGTTTGCGTGACACTTTAAGGTATTTAGTTCAACATAAGATGGTCAATGCTGTGGTTGCTACGGCCGGCggcattgaagaagatctCATAAAATGCTTGGCTCCAACATACGTAGGGGACTTTTCTCTTAAGGGTTCAATGTTACGTGAGAAAGGGATGAATCGTATTGGCAATTTGTTGGTGCCAAATGACAACTATTGTAAATTTGAAGAGTGGATTGTGCCTATCTTGGATACCCTATTACAGGAACAGGAAGCATATATTGCAGAAAAGGGCCAACAGTGTCTTGACGCTAATACAGATATTACAAGCCCCATCTGGACCCCATCAAAACTATGTGATCGTTTCGGTAAAGAGATTAATGATGAATCCAGTGTATTATATTGGGCtcacaaaaacaaaatcccCGTCTTCTGTCCCGCTCTTACTGATGGTTCGATTGGTGATATGCTTTTCTTCCACACATTCAAATCCTCTCCACAACAGCTCAGGTTGGACATCGTTGCTGATATTCGCCGGATCAACACCATGGCTATGCAGGCCTCAAAGGCTGGTATGATTATTCTAGGTGGTGGTTTAATTAAACACCATATTGCCAATGCATGTTTGATGAGAAATGGTGCAGAATACGCAGTCTACATCAATACTGGTCAAGAGTTCGATGGTTCGGACGCTGGTGCAAATCCAGACGAAGCCGTTTCCTGGGGTAAGATCAAAGCAGAAGCAAAATCTGTTAAGGTTTGTGCAGATGCTACAGTTGTCTTTCCTTTACTTGTTGCCGCGACCTTTGCGAAGGGTCAGGAAACTCAAAATGACAGCATGATATGCGAATGA